The DNA window NNNNNNNNNNNNNNNNNNNNNNNNNNNNNNNNNNNNNNNNNNNNNNNNNNNNNNNNNNNNNNNNNNNNNNNNNNNNNNNNNNNNNNNNNNNNNNNNNNNNNNNNNNNNNNNNNNNNNNNNNNNNNNNNNNNNNNNNNNNNNNNNNNNNNNNNNNNNNNNNNNNNNNNNNNNNNNNNNNNNNNNNNNNNNNNNNNNNNNNNNNNNNNNNNNNNNNNNNNNNNNNNNNNNNNNNNNNNNNNNNNNNNNNNNNNNNNNNNNNNNNNNNNNNNNNNNNNNNNNNNNNNNNNNNNNNNNNNNNNNNNNNNNNNNNNNNNNNNNNNNNNNNNNNNNNNNNNNNNNNNNNNNNNNNNNNNNNNNNNNNNNNNNNNNNNNNNNNNNNNNNNNNNNNNNNNNNNNNNNNNNNNNNNNNNNNNNNNNNNNNNNNNNNNNNNNNNNNNNNNNNNNNNNNNNNNNNNNNNNNNNNNNNNNNNNNNNNNNNNNNNNNNNNNNNNNNNNNNNNNNNNNNNNNNNNNNNNNNNNNNNNNNNNNNNNNNNNNNNNNNNNNNNNNNNNNNNNNNNNNNNNNNNNNNNNNNNNNNNNNNNNNNNNNNNNNNNNNNNNNNNNNNNNNNNNNNNNNNNNNNNNNNNNNNNNNNNNNNNNNNNNNNNNNNNNNNNNNNNNNNNNNNNNNNNNNNNNNNNNNNNNNNNNNNNNNNNNNNNNNNNNNNNNNNNNNNNNNNNNNNNNNNNNNNNNNNNNNNNNNNNNNNNNNNNNNNNNNNNNNNNNNNNNNNNNNNNNNNNNNNNNNNNNNNNNNNNNNNNNNNNNNNNNNNNNNNNNNNNNNNNNNNNNNNNNNNNNNNNNNNNNNNNNNNNNNNNNNNNNNNNNNNNNNNNNNNNNNNNNNNNNNNNNNNNNNNNNNNNNNNNNNNNNNNNNNNNNNNNNNNNNNNNNNNNNNNNNNNNNNNNNNNNNNNNNNNNNNNNNNNNNNNNNNNNNNNNNNNNNNNNNNNNNNNNNNNNNNNNNNNNNNNNNNNNNNNNNNNNNNNNNNNNNNNNNNNNNNNNNNNNNNNNNNNNNNNNNNNNNNNNNNNNNNNNNNNNNNNNNNNNNNNNNNNNNNNNNNNNNNNNNNNNNNNNNNNNNNNNNNNNNNNNNNNNNNNNNNNNNNNNNNNNNNNNNNNNNNNNNNNNNNNNNNNNNNNNNNNNNNNNNNNNNNNNNNNNNNNgtttttttttttttttttttaaatctctgATTCGAAGCACTCTTTTTTCAATGTTTACGAATTACGTGTGGTAAGCGATTTCGGTCCTAGCTATGGAGTTGCTAGTCTTTCAAATAGGATTAACTTTGTATTGAGAGATTCTCGAGGTTTCCATTAGATTGGATTCCATGTTGGCCATTGATATGTCAACTGGGAAAATCGAGGGCCTTTGGAATCTGCTGGCTTCTAAGGGTAAGATCCTGTACCCGTCTTCTCTGCTTATGAGCAAAGAATTCAAGCATATTTGGAGGTAGTTTTTACCTAGCTTCCTGCCATCTTCATTGATAGGGATCAATTGTGTCCCATTGAGTTTCCGAGTGATCTTGTTAGGAGGGATGTGGCTATAGAGCCTTAtcattcttttggtttttctcCTTTTGTCTGGTGGGCATGTACCTGCCTAGTCTAGGAACCTCTTCCCCCCTCTCGTGGGTTCTTTGAGGTTGCCttgctgtgtttatttcttcATTCTTACTTTAGTACATCAATAGTACCTATTAAAAGCTAATGTCTTCGATATGATtttgaaatttctgtttttctaATTATAGTACTGCAGTAGATCCCAAAGCTAAAGCTGCAAATATTTTGAATGGCTCTTGAATTGGCTTGGAATACAACATATGTTTCCCTAAAGTTATGATTCTGAAATTGAACAGCCATTATCTACTAACATATGTTTCCCTAAAGTTATGATTCTAATTTAGGATTGTTGACTAGAATTAGAAAGAGATTCCAGAATCAGAATTGCAACCATGTGGacataagttctttccaattACCATGAGATGGTATTGTCCTCACGAAGGTTGTTTAGGACATCGCACAATTCTTGCTAAGAAACAAGTACGCACCCTCAATTGCTGACGTGTACCTACAAACATCTTATTGGAAAAGTTTAAGCAAGGAAAGGGAAATTTAAGTGCTACTCAGATGCTTGACCGGCTCACGGAGCAGACAAGCCCAAAATCTACAACCAGTCTTCTAGTGCACTCAAATGACATCGCAACCATGATTATCTCACACTGAAAACAAAAGGCCCAAAATCTACAACCAGTCTTCTAGTGCACTCAAATGACATCACAACCATGATTATCTCACACTGAAAACAAAAGGCCAAAGAAGGAAAGCAGAAAGTGACATATTAATGGTATCTTGCAAAGAGAAGGCTTGAAGCACCAAGTATCAATCAGGGCTTTTgcataaaatcaataaaataatactTTGACATGTTTATCAATCATCCCCATTATTCAAGTCTTAAGAGATACAAATCAACCAGACAATATGAAGATTCATCTTCTGCTCCACCACTCTACCTTTCCAGCCGCATCCAATTAGAGGGTCATCAACATTTGACTCATGCAAGCGACATATCTGCACCAGGAACGTACAGATTTCTCTCTTCTGGCAGATTCCCTCTTCGTGGAAATAAGCCATCGAGTTTTTGTGCAGGAATTACATGAAATCGTCTTCCAGTTCCTGCAGTGACTTGGTCGTTGATGCAATCTGTTTGTTAGAAGTCATTTTCTCTTGGACCATCAGGCCCTTGTAGCTCCTCATCTCTGCCTGTTTCTCCTTTTCAAGCCTCTCCATCTCCTCTCGCCGTTTCTGTGGATCATTGATAAGTTTGTAAGAAAATTCAAGGCATATAatcatataattatatataggAATCATGAAAAGGACAATTTtgcttgggaaaaaaaaaaagggaggaagagGACATGACATTCAACAGCACACTGTTGAAAAACTCAACCTGGCCTAGGGAACGAACTCAGGTCCATCCACAACAATCcaacctccaaaaaaaaaacccacagaAAAAGGAGCTTTTCACTGTCAAAAATTACAGGTACAGGCTGTCCAGTATCATTAAgacagaaaaaatagaaaacaaatttcagataaatgaggaaaagaagagggaggCTGGATGTGGACAGGAGCTCCAGACTTCTTGTATGGAAATAAGTCATGGGAAAGATAGACAACAGAAACAAAAGTCAAAGGTTGTATTGTATGTCGCTCTCTGAAAAATGATTACTTGCTTGGAAAAAGTATCAACGGTGCCAGAATTTCATACAATTGAAACCCACTAATATTCTCTCAGAATTACTCAAGTTCAGTATATTTGCTATAGCTTCTCTATAATGATTCTGATGGGATTTTAGTCTTGGGACTGATGCCCACTAGAATCATTTggaaaaattataatttctgATGATTCCTagataaatattttttaggtCGCTTTTCATCCATAGAAGCACTTCTTCCATTTTTGTAAGGATCATTTGTAGTGAACATAAATTTACTATAACTAAACTTCACAAAAAGAGAGATATTCTCAAAATGAAATTACTGTGATAACTAATTTTAAGGAACGCTGAAGTGGGACCCCAAAGCATACACActtgaaaatcaaaattttaccaaatCCAACCCCGAGCTCTGGTTGTTCTGGCCACATGATCATATATGAAAAACTTGATGGCAAGCACCTATACTCAACTAATTACCTCCACCCAGTCAAAAGTTTACAAACTCTAGCTAGGCTACAAATTTTGGAAAGAATATTATGTAACAATGACATTTCAGTTCTTCAAAATACACTGAATTGAACATACCAGTCAAGATTCAAAGGCAGAGATTAGAAGTATGGAATATAAATATTTCTTCTTTGttattctttgttctttttgcTTGACAACTAGTCTAAAGCTCTACTTCAAATAGGTCTCTTATGTTAAACTTTCAAAATTCATTAGAGCAAGAAAGCTTGGATTTTCTGAAGTTGAAGGATCAATTCCATCTGTAAAGGATGCAGTTGGACTTACTTTATCTCTCAGATGGACTTTTCTCTCTGCCCTTTCTGCAGCATtaactgcttctctctcagctgCATAAACTGAACTGATGTTAAACCattaatccaagaaaaaaaatgggggaagcattagattaaaaaaaaaattgcatttacTTAAAGAAGAAATTCCTCAATTCAAGGAAAGTAAAATACAAGGAAGACCATAAGCTGCTCTGGATTTTCTTCACGTAGAAACTTGAGGCTCAGTGATCAAAACATTGACTGTGTAACCAACTCAAAAACCTTCTAAATCTtgtaattaaattttacttcacttttcaaccaaatttcttGGATTTGAATAGGAAAATAGAGAATCCCCTTGAAAAGTTTAATTACCAAATCTAGAAAGATATTTAGTTACAGAAAAgtctcattttgtttttttaaagtAATTTTACTACTCCTCATTTCCTTTTCTAGCAAACAGAAGGAGACTGACAGAAAATACAAATGACCAGGCTAAGTAGCAATGTTAATTATTAAAAGCATCATCAACTATTGGGTAAAACCAACTCTTTTTTtgttaccagaaaaaaaaaaaccaaatcttTTTTTCACCTAAGCCGATTTTACCTTTTAAGTCTGGCTTCCTTTCAACTTTTGTCTTGTTCAGTCTATTAACTATCTCATTTATTCGTTTTTCAACTCTCACGGTTCGGACCTACACCAAAGAGCAAAAGTCAGAATCAACAAACATCTAGTTTCCTAACACGTTCCATTTATGTCTAGtccaaaaaatgaaagaaaatccatAGAGCATCTCATAAATCCAGAATATACAAGCCTCTACTCACCATCTTAGGGTTGTGAAAACCAACTTGCCCAACATCCATTGAAGCCGTCTTCTTCAAATTATACCAAGGAGTGTAAACAACATCAACATTATTCACCTTGTTGCCTGCCAAGTAGCCAAAAATGTCAAATGAAACAGTTGGTCGTGTTACATGCATAATTTCACCCAAATTTATATGCAGAATTATCATGAACTTAGGAAATATCTAAATATAACATAAGCCAATATCAGAAACACATAAGATTTACCTTGGATAGAATTTGCTTTGACAAGCTGAACACAATCTTCCAATAAACCCTCACTTATATCTTCAACTGTCTGACCCTTGTTCAGTCTCACATAAACATGGGCCGAAGACATTTTATCGACATGGAACCTGCCATAAACAATCACAGTGCAAGTTTAAATTAAGAAGACACATCTACACTATTCATATAAAGACAAACA is part of the Macadamia integrifolia cultivar HAES 741 chromosome 9, SCU_Mint_v3, whole genome shotgun sequence genome and encodes:
- the LOC122090042 gene encoding coiled-coil domain-containing protein 25 isoform X1; translation: MVFYFKARPEAGDYTIFMGLDKHENEELIKYGFPEDVWFHVDKMSSAHVYVRLNKGQTVEDISEGLLEDCVQLVKANSIQGNKVNNVDVVYTPWYNLKKTASMDVGQVGFHNPKMVRTVRVEKRINEIVNRLNKTKVERKPDLKVYAAEREAVNAAERAERKVHLRDKKRREEMERLEKEKQAEMRSYKGLMVQEKMTSNKQIASTTKSLQELEDDFM
- the LOC122090042 gene encoding coiled-coil domain-containing protein 25 isoform X2 gives rise to the protein MVFYFKARPEAGDYTIFMGLDKHENEELIKYGFPEDVWFHVDKMSSAHVYVRLNKGQTVEDISEGLLEDCVQLVKANSIQGNKVNNVDVVYTPWYNLKKTASMDVGQVGFHNPKMVRTVRVEKRINEIVNRLNKTKVERKPDLKAEREAVNAAERAERKVHLRDKKRREEMERLEKEKQAEMRSYKGLMVQEKMTSNKQIASTTKSLQELEDDFM